In Vicinamibacterales bacterium, the DNA window AGGAAGTGGGCCGCGCCCTCGGCGTCCGCGCCATCTTCGCCGAACGCCAGGACGGCACGCTGACGCTGCGCCGCGGCTTCACCCTCGAACCGGGCGAGAAGGTGCTGGTCGTCGAGGACGTGGTGACCACGGGCGGATCCACCCGCGAGACCATGGACGTGGCGCGCGCCGCCGGCGCCGTGGTGGTCGGCGCCTGTGCCGTCGTCGATCGCAGCGGCGGCAAGCAGGGACTCGACGTGCCCTTTCATGCGCTGCTGCCGATGGTGGTGCCGACGTATCAGCCGGATGACTGTCCGCTCTGCCAGCAAGGCCTGCCGGTCGTGAAGCCGGGATCGCGCGCGAAGTAACACGTGCCCCGTACGCTGAAGCTCACGATCGCCTACGACGGCTCGGCCTACTCCGGCTGGCAGCGGCAGACCAACGCGCAAGGCATCCAGGCCGTCATCGAAGACGAGATCGCCACCATTATCGGCGCGCACAATCCGCTGGTGGCGGCCGGGCGCACCGACGCGGGCGTGCACGCCGCCGCGCAGGTGGCCAGCATCACGATCGATCATCCGATTGCGTGCGAGCAGCTGCTCAAGGCCCTCAACGCGCGGCTGAAGGCCGGCGACATCCGCATTCGCGCGGTCGAAGAGACCTTCGATCGGTTCGATGCGCGCATCTACGCGAAAACCAAGACCTACCGCTACGCCATCTGGAACGGCGCCGCGCCCAGCCCGTTCCTCCGCCACGTGGTGTGGCACGTCCCGTATGTCCTGGACCTCGAGCGGATGACCAAGGCCGCCACGGCGCTCGTCGGCGAACAGGATTTCGCCGCCTTCCAGGGCCGCGGCCAGGACGTGAAGACCACGGTGCGCCGGGTCTTGTCGGCGGAACTCCTCGAGATGAACATCGACACCGATCAGCCGGTCGCGGTGTCGCCCCTCGACGCGGGCTCGCGGCAGCGCGACGCACGCCTGTTGCGCTTCGAGATTTCCGGAACCGGGTTCCTGCGCCACATGGTGCGCACGATTGTCGGCACGCTGGTGGATATTGGCCGCGGCCAGTTGGAACCGGACGCCATGCGAACCATCATCGATTCGCACGATCGCGCGCGCGCCGGGCAAACCGCCCCCCCGCACGGGCTGATGCTTTGGAAGGTTAACTACTAAGTGCCTAGGGTGTCCGCCTGCGCGGCCGCAGGCCGCTACGGCGAGACCGCGCCGTAGCTCGCCGAAGTTTCAAGGCGAGCGAAGGCGGGCCTATGCGTCGGTGCCGGGTGCCTGGTGCCGGGTGCCGGGCGCCTGCTGCTGAGGTTTTCCCATCCACAGCGACAGCAACCACATCACGAACGCGGCGCCGACAATGACGATGGCGAGCCGGACCAACGACGCCAGGTCCCTCAGGTCGAGCGCCGGCCCGCGATAGGTCATCAGCACGCTGCCGCGGTCGGTCGCCCAGTGCCACGCGGTGTGCGCGACGAGCGCCGACATCAGGATGGTGCCGATGCGCTCGGCCAACCCGTATCGGAAGATCACCGCCAGGACCGGCACCATCACGAGCAGCACCGCCAGCTGGCCAATCTCGACGCCGACGTTGAACGCGAGCAGCGACATCACGAGGTGTTCCCCCGCGAATTGCAGGCGCTCGCGCAACAGGAACGAAAACCCGAACCCGTGCACCAGCCCGAACGCGAACGTGATCATCCAGCGCCGATCGAGCCTGGCGCCGACGATGTTCTCGAACGCCATGTAGACGATCGAGATGGCGATCAGCGTCTCGATCAGCGGCGGGAACCACAGGCTGTCGGGCGCCATCCCGTAGGCGGAGGCGATCAGCGTCACCGAGTGCGCGACCGTGAACGCGGTGACCACCACCGCGAGCGGCCGCAGCTTCCGGAACGGGATCACGAGGCACAGCAGGAACAGCAGGTGGTCGGTGCCGTCGAGGATGTGGAAGAAGCCGTCGCGCGCGAACAGGTAGAACGCCTGGTGCCACCGCGGATCGAGGTGCACGAT includes these proteins:
- the pyrE gene encoding orotate phosphoribosyltransferase — protein: MTESDLLTLFRRSGALLDGHFRLSSGLHSPGYLQCALVLQHPRDAEALGAALGNAVRALGAATVLSPALGGIVIGQEVGRALGVRAIFAERQDGTLTLRRGFTLEPGEKVLVVEDVVTTGGSTRETMDVARAAGAVVVGACAVVDRSGGKQGLDVPFHALLPMVVPTYQPDDCPLCQQGLPVVKPGSRAK
- the truA gene encoding tRNA pseudouridine(38-40) synthase TruA, which encodes MPRTLKLTIAYDGSAYSGWQRQTNAQGIQAVIEDEIATIIGAHNPLVAAGRTDAGVHAAAQVASITIDHPIACEQLLKALNARLKAGDIRIRAVEETFDRFDARIYAKTKTYRYAIWNGAAPSPFLRHVVWHVPYVLDLERMTKAATALVGEQDFAAFQGRGQDVKTTVRRVLSAELLEMNIDTDQPVAVSPLDAGSRQRDARLLRFEISGTGFLRHMVRTIVGTLVDIGRGQLEPDAMRTIIDSHDRARAGQTAPPHGLMLWKVNY
- a CDS encoding HupE/UreJ family protein, which gives rise to MLLALAPTLTAHEVPNEVTVFGFVRPAGSTLTLLIRAPLKSMRDIDIPTVAGGFLDFSRIEPALDHAATLWIGDFVEVYENGKRVNLSKVAALRVSLPGDKSFASYDEALANLMTGARLDQSTQIYWEDGMLDVAFEYPITSDQSDFAIRPGLTRLGLQVNVVLRFLQPGKPERAFDVHADTGIVHLDPRWHQAFYLFARDGFFHILDGTDHLLFLLCLVIPFRKLRPLAVVVTAFTVAHSVTLIASAYGMAPDSLWFPPLIETLIAISIVYMAFENIVGARLDRRWMITFAFGLVHGFGFSFLLRERLQFAGEHLVMSLLAFNVGVEIGQLAVLLVMVPVLAVIFRYGLAERIGTILMSALVAHTAWHWATDRGSVLMTYRGPALDLRDLASLVRLAIVIVGAAFVMWLLSLWMGKPQQQAPGTRHQAPGTDA